A single genomic interval of Arthrobacter methylotrophus harbors:
- a CDS encoding Gfo/Idh/MocA family oxidoreductase: MTESLGIAVIGAGMAGKAHAAAYRTASTLYSPVLPPVRLVSIGDVNAEFGSLAARRFGYERNDTSWQAIAEADDIDVVSVVIANSLHREVVEGLLAAGKHVLCEKPLSDSLEDARAMAEAARNASSIARIGFTFRRTPGIAYIRDLIRNGVLGNVLHFSGRYWTDYGFSPSAPMSWRYKGGPGSGALADVGSHLAYVSEFLCGDIKSITGGRLSTVIGKRPLPLGAVIGHDHAAVSDTFEAVENDDYAAFNAEFETGAGSFEVSRVAAGHANSLNFEVFCENGAAKFDQRRPSEIQLFLNDGSGSENGYRQVILGPGHPYIAGGLAMDAPEVGFGQNDAFGYQARAFLEEVAGLPEAESLPRCATFDEGVRNMELLGAVTESALNNGKTITL, encoded by the coding sequence ATGACTGAGAGCCTAGGGATCGCCGTTATCGGCGCAGGAATGGCCGGCAAGGCCCATGCGGCGGCCTACCGCACAGCGTCTACCCTTTACAGCCCCGTGCTTCCGCCGGTGCGCCTCGTATCGATCGGCGACGTGAACGCCGAGTTCGGTTCCCTCGCGGCCCGGCGATTTGGCTACGAACGCAATGACACCTCCTGGCAGGCGATCGCAGAGGCAGACGATATCGACGTCGTGAGCGTCGTCATCGCGAATTCCCTCCACCGCGAGGTCGTCGAGGGTCTCCTCGCTGCAGGTAAGCACGTACTCTGCGAGAAGCCCCTGAGCGATTCCCTCGAGGACGCCCGCGCCATGGCCGAGGCCGCCCGCAACGCTTCAAGCATCGCGCGCATTGGCTTCACGTTCCGCCGCACGCCCGGCATCGCCTATATCCGCGACCTCATCCGCAACGGGGTGCTCGGCAACGTCCTGCACTTCAGCGGCCGCTACTGGACCGACTACGGCTTCAGCCCCTCGGCTCCGATGAGCTGGCGTTACAAGGGCGGCCCCGGTTCCGGCGCGCTGGCCGACGTCGGAAGCCACCTGGCCTACGTTTCCGAGTTTCTCTGCGGCGACATCAAGTCCATCACCGGTGGCCGTCTGAGCACCGTCATCGGCAAGCGCCCGTTGCCGCTCGGTGCCGTCATCGGACACGACCATGCAGCGGTGAGCGACACCTTCGAAGCTGTAGAGAACGACGACTACGCAGCCTTCAACGCGGAGTTCGAAACCGGCGCCGGCAGCTTTGAAGTTTCCCGCGTTGCCGCCGGCCACGCCAACAGCCTCAACTTCGAAGTGTTCTGCGAGAACGGTGCAGCCAAGTTCGACCAGCGCCGCCCCTCAGAAATCCAGCTGTTCCTCAACGATGGTTCCGGCAGCGAGAACGGCTACCGCCAAGTCATCCTTGGCCCGGGCCACCCCTACATCGCCGGCGGCCTGGCCATGGACGCCCCCGAGGTCGGCTTCGGCCAGAACGACGCCTTCGGCTACCAGGCCCGTGCGTTCCTCGAAGAGGTTGCCGGCCTTCCCGAGGCCGAGTCGCTGCCGCGCTGCGCCACCTTCGACGAGGGCGTGCGCAACATGGAGCTGCTCGGCGCCGTCACGGAATCCGCGCTCAACAACGGAAAGACCATCACGCTATGA
- a CDS encoding sugar phosphate isomerase/epimerase codes for MKLGVYNAILHDRPLPEALKVIADLGLTGIEINTGGFLPAVHVPTMDQILVSDAARDDYLGIFEGTGVAIAGLNCNGNPLHPKREIGEKHTEDIRRSIRLAERLGQNRLVTMSGLPGGEPGSTVTNWIVNAWNSAALDVLDYQWDVAAKFWRGTDRLAADHGVKVALELHPQNIVFNTADVHKFIELTGATHVGVELDASHLFWQQMDPVAVVRELGPLVFQAAAKDVRVNSANAALYGVLDNSFRRLSPEENRTNLGGDEWANEWPKNSAWDFVALGRGHDTAYWTEFLRALHEVDPNMLVNIEHEDTSLGRIEGLEVAAKVLRDADAALSESLNLTA; via the coding sequence ATGAAACTCGGCGTCTACAACGCAATCCTGCATGACAGGCCGCTTCCCGAAGCCCTCAAGGTCATCGCGGACCTGGGTCTAACGGGTATCGAAATCAACACGGGCGGATTCCTGCCCGCCGTCCACGTCCCCACCATGGACCAGATCCTGGTCTCGGATGCCGCCCGGGATGACTACCTCGGGATCTTCGAGGGCACCGGCGTCGCCATCGCAGGCCTGAACTGCAACGGCAACCCGCTGCACCCGAAGCGCGAGATCGGCGAAAAGCACACCGAAGACATCCGCCGCTCCATCCGGCTCGCGGAACGTCTCGGCCAGAACCGGCTCGTGACCATGTCAGGCCTGCCCGGCGGCGAGCCCGGCTCGACCGTGACGAACTGGATCGTGAACGCTTGGAATTCGGCGGCTTTGGACGTGCTGGATTACCAATGGGACGTCGCGGCGAAGTTCTGGCGCGGGACCGACCGCTTGGCCGCAGATCATGGCGTCAAGGTGGCCCTCGAACTTCACCCGCAGAACATCGTGTTCAACACCGCCGACGTCCACAAGTTCATCGAACTCACGGGCGCCACCCACGTGGGCGTCGAACTCGACGCTTCCCACCTGTTCTGGCAGCAGATGGATCCCGTCGCCGTGGTCCGGGAACTCGGTCCGCTGGTCTTCCAGGCAGCCGCGAAGGACGTCCGCGTCAACTCCGCGAACGCTGCCCTCTACGGTGTGCTTGACAACAGCTTCCGTAGGCTCTCGCCGGAGGAAAACCGCACCAACCTCGGCGGCGACGAATGGGCCAACGAGTGGCCCAAGAACTCCGCTTGGGACTTCGTGGCCCTCGGCCGCGGTCACGACACCGCCTACTGGACCGAATTCCTGCGTGCCCTGCATGAAGTGGATCCGAACATGCTGGTCAACATCGAACACGAAGATACCTCCCTCGGCCGCATCGAAGGTCTCGAGGTAGCTGCCAAGGTCCTGCGGGATGCCGACGCAGCGCTCTCAGAGTCGCTGAATCTGACGGCCTAG
- a CDS encoding sugar phosphate isomerase/epimerase family protein, which produces MKIALDPTPFHHSHSLLEFPRLAADLGYKYLQLTPHADFIPFFNHPKADDELVGQLKKACKDADVEIASVLPVLRWSGPDEDAREAAVRYWKRAIQITVDLGVQTMNTEFSGRPEKAEESERAFYRSMEELLPIIEREGLDLLIDPHPDDFVEDGLAALRVIRGVNSPNIGMVYVASHTFHMGNKPLDIMRAAGDKLRLVHVSDTMDHHASHGLRYITNPPGNAVRVHQHLKIGDGDVNWDEFFGGLKEIGFLDKDNTVMVSSVFAEDDNANEVSRYQLETMGKYIAKVQ; this is translated from the coding sequence ATGAAAATCGCCCTCGATCCCACCCCGTTCCATCACAGCCACAGCTTGCTCGAATTTCCCCGGCTTGCCGCCGATCTCGGCTACAAATACCTGCAGCTGACTCCGCACGCGGACTTCATCCCGTTCTTCAACCACCCCAAGGCCGACGACGAACTGGTGGGCCAGCTGAAGAAGGCGTGCAAGGACGCCGACGTCGAAATCGCCTCGGTGCTCCCCGTGCTGCGGTGGTCCGGACCGGATGAGGACGCTCGCGAAGCCGCTGTCCGCTACTGGAAGCGCGCCATCCAGATCACCGTTGATCTTGGCGTACAGACAATGAACACCGAATTCAGCGGGCGCCCGGAGAAGGCAGAGGAGTCCGAAAGGGCCTTCTACCGCTCCATGGAAGAGCTCCTTCCGATCATCGAGCGCGAGGGCCTGGACCTTCTCATCGACCCGCATCCGGACGATTTCGTGGAGGATGGGCTCGCGGCCCTGCGCGTCATCCGCGGCGTGAATTCACCCAACATCGGCATGGTCTACGTTGCCTCGCACACCTTTCACATGGGCAACAAGCCACTTGACATCATGCGGGCGGCAGGGGACAAGCTGCGCTTGGTCCATGTGTCCGACACGATGGACCACCACGCCTCCCACGGTCTGCGTTACATCACCAACCCGCCCGGCAACGCCGTGCGGGTGCACCAGCACCTCAAGATCGGCGACGGCGACGTGAACTGGGACGAGTTCTTTGGCGGGCTCAAGGAAATCGGCTTCCTGGACAAGGACAACACCGTTATGGTGTCCAGCGTCTTCGCAGAGGACGACAACGCCAACGAGGTGTCCCGCTACCAGCTGGAGACCATGGGCAAGTACATCGCCAAGGTGCAGTAA